A genomic stretch from Psilocybe cubensis strain MGC-MH-2018 chromosome 1, whole genome shotgun sequence includes:
- a CDS encoding O-methyltransferase gedA codes for MSPIDLANELQTLVASTYSGDVTDPFKLYKARHSISDLCLSLLRAVQGPEEYTAILAESCQESSALNVVASLGVADHIAESPNGELTLQELSEKVKADEKYLSVVLSSLVYHGYFKEVGGFGSQVYANNDFSSLLLSEETNAKGGKSMKDAVGLSADDGAKATTRLLDAATGKAKGEAKTAANIAFDFSESLFQWMASPGNEWRGKRTAKAMVQLHGMANGGIGEDYPWEKLATPIIDIGGGIGSFQGMLLALPKNKELTFTIFDIEKTVEHAKKVWAGKPQWMQDKVSFIAGDFMKSSPNDSKIPTPAQGAGTYVIRHVLHDWDDAQVVTILKHVRNAMLGSPASTPPKLLLVEMMLNETSSRFTRTTSLQLLSLNGGITRTEGKIKQLIKEAGFTVDSVTEVRGVDLVVELSPASL; via the exons ATGTCGCCTATCGATCTTGCCAACGAACTTCAAACTCTCGTCGCTTCTACGTACTCTGGGGACGTCACCGATCCTTTCAAGTTGTACAAGGCAAGGCACAGCATTTCAGACCTCTGTCTATCGCTTTTGCGCGCCGTTCAAGGCCCCGAAGAATACACAGCAATCTTAGCAG AATCCTGCCAAGAGTCATCTGCGTTAAACGTCGTCGCGTCTTTAGGCGTCGCAGATCACATTGCCGAGTCTCCGAATGGAGAACTGACCCTGCAGGAACTGAGCGAGAAAGTCAAGGCAGACGAGAAATACCTCA GTGTCGTTCTTAGCTCTCTCGTTTATCACGGATACTTCAAAGAGGTCGGCGGCTTCGGTTCCCAAGTATACGCCAACAATGACTTCAGTAGCTTGCTCCTGTCGGAAGAAACAAATGCCAAAGGTGGCAAGAGCATGAAGGACGCCGTCGGCCTATC GGCCGATGATGGAGCCAAAGCGACCACCCGTTTGTTAGACGCTGCAACGGGTAAAGCTAAAGGCGAAGCAAAGACTGCGGCAAATATTGCTTTCGACTTCAGCGAAAGCCTCTTCCAATGGATGGCCTCTCCCGGTAACGAATGGCGAGGAAAGAGGACTGCCAAAGCTATGGTTCAACTTCACGGCATGGCCAACGGAGGAATTGGCGAAG ATTACCCATGGGAGAAACTCGCAACACCGATCATCGATATCGGAGGCGGTATTGGTTCATTCCAGGGAATGCTCCTCGCACTTCCCAAAAACAAGGAACTTACCTTCACGATCTTTGATATCGAAAAAACTGTAGAACATGCCAAAAAG GTATGGGCGGGTAAACCACAATGGATGCAAGACAAAGTGTCCTTTATTGCCGGAGATTTCATGAAGTCGTCACCCAATGACAGTAAAATTCCTACTCCGGCACAAGGAGCAGGGACCTATGTTATTCGCCACGTTCTTCACGACTGGGACGATGCACAG GTGGTCACCATTCTTAAACACGTACGCAACGCGATGCTAGGGTCTCCCGCATCTACACCACCAAAGCTTCTGCTTGTAGAGATGATGCTCAATGAGACTTCATCCCGATTTACTCGAACTACTTCCTTGCAATTGCTATCTCTGAACGGGGGTATAACACGTACTGAAGGCAAGATAAAACA GCTCATCAAGGAAGCTGGTTTTACCGTCGACAGTGTTACAGAAGTCAGGGGTGTGGACTTAGTGGTAGAGTTGAGTCCAGCATCGTTGTAA
- a CDS encoding Flavin-dependent monooxygenase, translating into MSTPILIVGAGPTGLTLALSLVQNGASVRVVEKRSSPFIGQRGGGIMPRTLELHGVIGTLPDILKIAGPPLTTELYLPQAREPSKVFDMAPYIEPTADRPYPNPVILWQSRHEAILRDHLQKAGVEVEWETEMQDFEQHQDCVTVTLKKKLQGIDGDHVMETVTTPYLLSAEGAHSMVRKRLNLGFYGETTSQSYIIGDIEVLEGLNRDRWFFCGEPMTKQISLCAGEDLTSKYMYMLYTGAEVDHKKVAASREALIEDIYELTGRREIKFGNLLWISSYTPNIRTVEKYSQGRCFVAGDAAHIFALSGAQGLNSGIHDAINLGWKMAAVVRGFAPPSLLDSYGPERLPVIAEMLDKTREVHEKTFKSSIADEDNDAWNRGGDFDMLHMNYRGSSLVIDTIHTKGTRYTFSTGITVRAGDRAPDAPGLVHRKGTGGPTSLFKIFGSSYHTVLIFSKDQALSSLVIASLQEYPSELFKTVVVLPKTQSKVDFNSAQTDFVVEDSNEHAYDAYVEQNCVRESTIVIVRPDTYIGAMVDKEEDVRRYFSQIFKVTK; encoded by the exons ATGTCCACCCCAATCCTCATC GTTGGTGCAGGCCCTACAGGCCTTACCCTGGCCCTATCGTTAGTTCAGAATGGAGCTTCTGTCCGTGTCGTGGAGAAACGCAGTAGCCCATTCATAGGACAACGTGGAGGAGGTATTATGCCTCGTACCCTCGAATTGCATGGTGTTATTGGAACACTCCCGGACATATTGAAGATAGCCGGACCACCTTTGACAACGGAACTTTACCTGCCACAGGCACGAGAGCCGTCAAAGGTCTTCGATATGGCGCCGTATATTGAGCCTACCGCAGACCGCCCATAT CCGAACCCGGTGATCCTCTGGCAGTCGCGTCACGAAGCGATTCTTCGCGACCACTTGCAGAAAGCGGGTGTCGAGGTCGAATGGGAGACTGAGATGCAAGATTTTGAACAACACCAAGACTGCGTTACAGTCACCCTGAAGAAAAAACTTCAAGGAATTGACGGTGACCACGTCATGGAGACAGTCACTACACCATACCTGTTATCAGCAGAAGGTGCTCACAGTATGGTTAGAAAAAGGCTGAACTTAGGCTTCTATGGTGAAACAACGTCTCAAAGCTATATCATTGGTGATATTGAAGTCCTTGAGGGCTTGAATCGTGAC AGATGGTTCTTTTGTGGAGAACCAATGACAAAGCA GATATCACTTTGCGCAGGAGAAGATTTGACGTCTAAATATATGTACATGCTGTACACTGGAGCTGAAGTCGATCACAAAAAAGTGGCGGCCAGTCGAGAAGCATTGATTGAAGACATATATGAGCTCACTGGAAGGCGCGAGATTAAATTTGGAAATCTTCTATGGATTTCATCATATAC GCCAAATATTCGAACAGTCGAAAAGTACTCCCAGGGTCGATGCTTCGTGGCTGGGG ATGCTGCGCACATATTTGCATTGAGCG GCGCCCAAGGGTTAAATTCTGGAATTCATGACGCA ATAAATTTGGGATGGAAAATGGCGGCAGTCGTCAGGGGATTCGCTCCTCCATCGCTCCTCGATTCCTATGGACCTGAACGATTGCCTGTCATTGCAGAAATGCTCGATAAGACACGTGAAGTCCATGAGAAGACATTTAAGAGCTCCATTGCCGACGAAGACAACGATGCCTGGAACCGTGGAGGAGATTTCGACATGCTTCACATGAACTATAGAGGCAGTTCCCTTGTCATTGACACCATACACACGAAAGGTACACGCTACACCTTCTCCACAGGAATTACAGTACGTGCTGGAGATCGCGCCCCTGATGCTCCCGGTTTGGTCCATCGCAAAGGCACAGGTGGTCCGACAAGCCTATTCAAGATATTTGGGTCGTCCTACCACACAGTGTTAATTTTCTCCAAAGATCAGGCCCTTTCCTCTCTCGTAATCGCTTCACTCCAAGAATATCCTTCGGAATTATTCAAGACTGTTGTGGTTCTGCCAAAAACCCAGTCTAAAGTCGACTTCAACTCTGCACAGACCGATTTTGTGGTAGAGGATAGCAATGAGCATGCTTACGACGCATACGTGGAACAGAACTGCGTCAGAGAGTCGACAATTGTTATAGTGCGACCGGATACCTATATCGGAGCTATGGTCgacaaggaagaagatgtCAGGAGATACTTTTCACAGATATTCAAAGTCACCAAATAA